Proteins encoded by one window of Streptomyces sp. NBC_01571:
- a CDS encoding ATP-binding protein, translating to MESDPSGDKRPSDEEFESLDVVFPGQLCDVTDARLSAEGYLRVFARASPPSSPEYWDDVLLVVTELAANTIQYAPGPFQLRVRPTGDGLQVTLRDSSTTPPTPRRMNPSRGAGGIGWHLIHALCHRVSVVVRPDGKDVHALLPW from the coding sequence ATGGAAAGTGATCCGAGCGGGGACAAGCGGCCGTCGGACGAGGAGTTCGAGAGCCTCGACGTCGTCTTCCCCGGCCAGTTGTGCGACGTGACCGACGCCCGCCTCTCGGCGGAGGGCTATCTGCGGGTCTTCGCCCGGGCGTCACCGCCCTCGTCGCCCGAGTACTGGGACGACGTCCTGCTGGTGGTGACGGAGCTGGCCGCCAACACGATCCAGTACGCTCCCGGCCCCTTCCAACTGCGGGTACGACCCACCGGCGACGGCCTCCAGGTGACACTGCGTGACAGCAGCACCACGCCGCCCACGCCCCGCCGCATGAACCCGTCCCGGGGCGCGGGCGGCATCGGCTGGCACCTCATCCACGCGCTCTGTCATCGGGTGAGTGTGGTGGTGCGTCCCGACGGCAAGGACGTGCACGCCCTGCTGCCCTGGTGA
- the sbnA gene encoding 2,3-diaminopropionate biosynthesis protein SbnA, with amino-acid sequence MPVISAPHAFNESQLYVDLQSIFGRSLYLKCEGFNFAGSIKLKAANEMVESAEREGVLKPDSILVESSSGNLGVALSMIAASKGYQFLCVTDSRCNLSTRLLMEALGSEVHVISELDANAGFLGARIDYVRALCASDDRYVWLSQYTNPGNWQAHYRTTAPEIASHFPGLDVLFVGAGTTGTLMGCARYFRKWHRPVRIVAVDSVGSVAFGGKPGRRMIPGLGMSMRPPLLDESFVDEVIRVEEADTIRTCHRLARRGFLFGGSTGTVVSGAMDWLNRQDAPGITAVAIAPDLGERYLDTIYQTNWLQDLYGEDLLDPEQVAVGQRRARPTADPPALPDPPDTPGPPPRRRSR; translated from the coding sequence GTGCCCGTCATCTCCGCTCCTCACGCCTTCAACGAAAGCCAGCTCTACGTCGACCTCCAGTCGATCTTCGGGCGCTCGCTGTATCTGAAGTGCGAGGGCTTCAACTTCGCCGGCTCCATCAAGCTGAAGGCCGCGAACGAGATGGTGGAGAGCGCCGAGCGCGAAGGGGTCCTGAAGCCGGACTCGATCCTGGTGGAGTCGTCGTCCGGGAACCTGGGCGTGGCGCTGAGCATGATCGCCGCGAGCAAGGGCTATCAGTTCCTGTGCGTCACCGACTCCCGGTGCAACCTCTCGACCCGACTGCTGATGGAGGCGCTCGGCAGTGAGGTGCACGTCATCTCCGAACTGGACGCCAACGCGGGTTTCCTCGGCGCGCGGATCGACTACGTCCGCGCGCTGTGCGCGTCCGACGACCGCTACGTGTGGCTCAGCCAGTACACCAATCCGGGCAACTGGCAGGCGCACTACCGCACGACGGCGCCCGAGATCGCCAGTCACTTCCCGGGCCTGGACGTCCTGTTCGTCGGGGCGGGCACCACCGGGACCCTGATGGGCTGTGCGCGTTATTTCCGGAAGTGGCACCGGCCGGTGCGGATCGTCGCCGTCGACAGCGTCGGCTCGGTGGCCTTCGGCGGCAAACCGGGCCGCCGGATGATCCCTGGCCTGGGCATGAGCATGCGTCCGCCGCTGCTCGACGAGTCGTTCGTGGACGAGGTGATCCGGGTCGAGGAGGCGGACACCATCCGCACCTGCCATCGGCTGGCCCGCCGCGGCTTCCTGTTCGGCGGCTCCACCGGGACGGTGGTAAGCGGCGCCATGGACTGGCTGAACCGGCAGGACGCGCCCGGCATCACCGCGGTGGCCATCGCCCCCGACCTCGGCGAGCGCTACCTCGACACCATCTACCAGACCAACTGGCTGCAGGATCTCTACGGCGAGGACCTTCTCGACCCCGAACAGGTGGCCGTCGGTCAGCGCAGGGCGCGGCCCACCGCGGATCCTCCCGCCCTCCCGGACCCTCCCGACACCCCGGGCCCGCCGCCCCGACGCCGAAGCCGGTGA
- a CDS encoding amino acid adenylation domain-containing protein — MGANVEADREYWGRVLAAGGFTPAPRWSREPVAGVAEYEAAVPGDVLEAVRGLARDVGAPVSSVLLAAHAKVLAVLSGERDVVTGYSAAGTDTGPLPCRLTVAPQSWRRLVVGVRGAEADLLAHRDFSVDALRRESGTTGPSYEITFDPAGTAGALAEDVVLDVGWCDRGADPVLRLRYRTEVLDAECAARIAGYHLAALTLMAGDADADHAPQSLLPAEEVRYQLQALAGPRRPLPEGRVHELFEQRVRMHPETVAAVHGEREWTYGELNARANRLARALLARGLGREEAVAVVTERNLDWLAAVLAVFKAGGVYLPIEPHFPAGRIEATLSRAGCRLVLTESGSTDTLDGALGALSGVERLLVETAYAEQHDDGDLGVRVSAGQLAYIYFTSGSTGEPKGAMCEHAGMLNHLYAKIDDLGIDEDRVVAQTAPQCFDISLWQLLAALLVGGRTLLVGQQVIVDVERFVDTLVQGRVGVAQVVPSYLEVVVSYLEQHPRELPDLTRVSVTGEALKRELVQRWFAVQPGIGLVNAYGLTETSDDTNHEIMDGVPDRVLLGRAVNNVHVYVVDEHLSLVPLGAPGLIAFSGVCVGRGYVNDPERTREAYRKDPYRSGERLYLGGDRGRWHPGGSLEFLGRRDNQVKIRGFRIEIGEIESTLLRVPGVRDGAVVVAESAGGTHLIAYYCGRPLPTEALREALGAVLPAYMIPSAFHWQESLPLTANGKIDTKALTALAEQTSTGTDDDLAGGPRSAPHTPAERKLAGLWAELLGVPEHSVGRRDHFFDSGGTSLTAVKLTVALDRAVSLKDITSHPVLADLAALLDGAARRRHELLQPLAEPDAASECALVCFPYAGGNAVNFRPMADALAATGHGPSVYAVDLPGHDLAAHEEPFAPLAQVARQVVTEIVGRGLTRVVLWGHSSGAAPALETARLLRERGVDVPRVFLGAQLLGTADTRRAAVTELAGRSNAEIAAALSSDSGYTELGELNALHAEQIGAAYRNDCVAAHRYLTDAMESSPAARLSVPVTVVVAADDPHTAGFADRYRDWQLLAEQVELRELADGGHYFPRTRPDAAAQAVLDAAELLASPSPT, encoded by the coding sequence ATGGGAGCGAACGTGGAGGCGGACCGGGAGTACTGGGGCCGTGTACTGGCAGCCGGGGGATTCACCCCGGCCCCACGGTGGTCGCGGGAGCCGGTCGCCGGTGTGGCCGAGTACGAGGCCGCGGTGCCGGGGGACGTGCTGGAGGCGGTGCGCGGCCTGGCGCGCGACGTGGGAGCTCCGGTCAGTTCGGTGCTGCTGGCCGCGCACGCGAAGGTACTGGCCGTGCTGTCCGGTGAGCGGGACGTGGTGACGGGATACTCCGCCGCGGGGACGGACACCGGTCCGCTGCCCTGCCGGCTGACCGTCGCCCCGCAGTCGTGGCGCCGGCTCGTGGTGGGTGTCCGTGGGGCCGAGGCCGATCTGCTGGCGCACCGGGACTTCTCCGTCGACGCGCTGCGCCGCGAGTCGGGGACGACCGGCCCGTCGTACGAGATCACGTTCGACCCCGCCGGGACCGCGGGCGCACTGGCCGAGGACGTGGTGCTCGATGTGGGCTGGTGCGATCGCGGCGCGGACCCGGTGCTGCGGCTGCGGTACCGCACGGAGGTGCTGGACGCCGAGTGCGCGGCCCGGATCGCCGGGTACCACCTCGCCGCGCTCACGCTGATGGCGGGCGACGCGGACGCCGACCACGCACCGCAGAGTCTGCTGCCGGCCGAGGAGGTGCGGTACCAGCTCCAGGCACTGGCCGGACCCCGGCGGCCGCTGCCCGAAGGACGGGTGCACGAACTGTTCGAGCAGCGGGTTCGCATGCACCCGGAGACGGTGGCGGCGGTCCACGGCGAGCGGGAGTGGACGTACGGGGAGCTCAACGCGCGCGCGAACCGGCTCGCGCGGGCCCTGCTGGCGCGTGGACTGGGCCGCGAGGAAGCGGTCGCCGTCGTCACCGAACGCAACCTCGACTGGCTGGCCGCGGTGCTGGCGGTGTTCAAGGCCGGCGGCGTCTATCTGCCGATCGAGCCCCACTTCCCCGCGGGACGCATCGAGGCGACCCTGTCGCGCGCCGGATGCCGGCTCGTGCTGACCGAGTCCGGCAGCACCGACACGCTCGACGGGGCGCTGGGCGCGCTGTCGGGCGTCGAGAGACTGCTGGTCGAGACGGCGTACGCGGAACAGCACGACGACGGTGACCTCGGGGTGAGGGTGTCGGCCGGTCAACTGGCCTACATCTACTTCACCTCGGGCTCCACCGGCGAGCCGAAGGGCGCGATGTGCGAGCACGCGGGCATGCTCAACCACCTCTACGCCAAGATCGACGACCTGGGGATCGACGAGGACCGGGTAGTGGCGCAGACGGCCCCCCAGTGCTTCGACATCTCGCTGTGGCAACTGCTGGCCGCGCTGCTGGTGGGCGGCCGGACGCTGCTCGTCGGACAGCAGGTGATCGTCGACGTGGAGCGGTTCGTCGACACGCTGGTCCAGGGCCGGGTGGGGGTGGCGCAGGTCGTGCCCTCCTACCTGGAGGTGGTGGTGTCGTACCTGGAGCAGCACCCCCGTGAACTGCCCGACCTGACCCGGGTGTCGGTGACCGGAGAGGCACTGAAGCGCGAGCTGGTCCAGCGCTGGTTCGCCGTCCAGCCGGGGATCGGGCTCGTCAACGCCTACGGGCTGACCGAGACCTCGGACGACACCAACCACGAGATCATGGACGGCGTCCCGGACCGTGTGCTGCTCGGGCGCGCGGTCAACAACGTGCACGTCTACGTCGTCGACGAACACCTCTCGCTGGTGCCGCTCGGTGCCCCGGGCCTGATCGCGTTCTCCGGGGTCTGCGTGGGCCGGGGGTACGTCAACGACCCCGAGCGGACCCGCGAGGCGTACCGGAAGGATCCGTACCGGTCGGGGGAGCGGCTCTACCTGGGCGGCGACCGCGGGCGCTGGCATCCGGGCGGCTCGCTGGAGTTCCTCGGCCGCCGGGACAACCAGGTCAAGATCCGGGGTTTCCGCATCGAGATCGGTGAGATCGAGAGCACCCTGCTGCGGGTGCCCGGCGTCCGGGACGGCGCGGTGGTGGTCGCCGAGTCGGCCGGTGGCACGCACCTGATCGCCTACTACTGCGGCCGGCCCCTGCCCACGGAGGCGCTGCGCGAGGCGCTGGGCGCCGTACTGCCCGCATACATGATCCCCTCCGCCTTCCACTGGCAGGAGAGCCTGCCCCTGACGGCCAACGGGAAGATCGACACCAAAGCCCTGACGGCGCTGGCCGAACAGACCTCGACGGGTACCGACGACGACCTCGCCGGAGGGCCTCGGAGCGCGCCGCACACCCCTGCCGAGCGCAAACTGGCGGGCTTGTGGGCCGAGTTGCTGGGCGTGCCCGAGCACAGCGTCGGACGGCGGGACCACTTCTTCGACTCCGGCGGCACCTCGCTGACGGCCGTGAAGCTCACCGTCGCCCTGGACCGCGCGGTGTCCCTCAAGGACATCACCTCCCACCCGGTGCTCGCCGACCTCGCCGCGCTCCTGGACGGCGCCGCCCGCCGGCGCCACGAACTGCTGCAGCCGCTCGCGGAACCGGACGCCGCCTCGGAGTGCGCCCTGGTGTGCTTCCCCTACGCGGGCGGCAACGCGGTCAACTTCCGGCCGATGGCCGACGCCCTGGCGGCCACGGGACACGGACCCTCGGTCTACGCCGTCGACCTGCCCGGCCACGACCTGGCCGCCCACGAGGAGCCGTTCGCGCCGCTGGCACAGGTGGCGCGGCAGGTCGTCACCGAGATCGTCGGGCGTGGCCTGACCCGGGTCGTGCTCTGGGGCCATTCCTCGGGTGCCGCTCCGGCCCTGGAGACGGCGAGGCTGCTGCGGGAGCGCGGAGTGGACGTGCCCCGGGTGTTCCTGGGCGCCCAACTCCTGGGCACCGCCGACACCCGGCGTGCGGCCGTCACCGAACTGGCGGGGCGAAGCAACGCCGAGATCGCCGCCGCGCTGAGTTCGGACAGCGGATACACCGAGCTCGGTGAGCTGAACGCGCTCCACGCCGAACAGATCGGTGCCGCCTACCGGAACGACTGCGTGGCCGCGCACCGCTATCTCACCGACGCCATGGAGAGCTCCCCGGCGGCCAGGCTCTCCGTGCCGGTCACCGTGGTTGTCGCCGCCGACGATCCCCACACGGCGGGGTTCGCCGACCGGTACCGCGACTGGCAGCTCCTGGCCGAACAGGTGGAACTGCGCGAACTCGCCGACGGCGGCCACTACTTCCCGCGCACCCGGCCGGACGCGGCCGCGCAGGCGGTCCTGGACGCCGCCGAACTGCTGGCCTCCCCCTCACCCACCTGA
- a CDS encoding GAF and ANTAR domain-containing protein has translation MSHEPGEIWEQFAVALAEMARDLLAQDSVQDTLNRIVEHATLLINGCDDAGILTVRRGEVHALAATSEVVRRADRIQQDLREGPCFDAVTDRQQVYVIEDLNQPHERWSRFAPELRKLGMGSVMGFLLFTEDDELGALNLYSHRPRAFDENARRAGWILASHAAVAFSAARTHQQLGDALETRHEIGEAMGILMERYGLPENAAFKVLKKASQDRNIKLREIARQVCETGEKPG, from the coding sequence ATGTCACATGAGCCCGGCGAGATCTGGGAACAGTTCGCCGTCGCCCTGGCGGAAATGGCGCGCGATCTGCTGGCCCAGGACTCGGTCCAGGACACGCTGAACCGCATCGTGGAGCACGCGACGCTGCTGATCAACGGCTGCGACGACGCCGGCATCCTCACCGTGCGACGGGGTGAGGTGCATGCCCTGGCGGCCACGAGCGAGGTGGTGCGCCGCGCGGACCGGATCCAGCAGGACCTGCGGGAGGGCCCCTGCTTCGACGCCGTGACCGACCGCCAACAGGTCTATGTCATCGAGGACTTGAACCAGCCGCACGAACGCTGGTCCCGCTTCGCCCCCGAGCTGAGGAAGCTGGGCATGGGGAGCGTGATGGGATTCCTCCTCTTCACCGAGGACGACGAACTGGGCGCCCTCAACCTGTACTCCCACCGGCCCCGCGCCTTCGACGAGAACGCCCGGCGGGCCGGCTGGATCCTCGCCTCGCACGCCGCCGTGGCCTTCTCGGCGGCGCGGACACACCAGCAGCTCGGCGACGCCCTGGAGACCCGTCACGAGATCGGCGAGGCGATGGGCATCCTCATGGAGCGCTACGGGCTGCCCGAGAACGCGGCCTTCAAGGTGCTCAAGAAGGCATCACAGGACCGCAACATCAAACTGCGCGAGATCGCCCGCCAGGTCTGCGAGACCGGCGAGAAGCCCGGCTGA
- a CDS encoding DUF6328 family protein: protein MSESAHDEARRDAERTRGDTGREETEEERADRKWGDLLQEIRVAQTGVQILFGFLLTVVFTPRYTQLEQMDRTIYIVTVVLGASATGALIGPVSLHRIVAGRRVKERAVVWASRLTLAGLVLLLATMTASLLLILRVATHDAYVPWLVTGIVAWYLFCWFAVPMWIRSRHTTP from the coding sequence TTGTCGGAGTCGGCACATGACGAAGCCCGCCGTGACGCGGAGCGCACACGGGGCGACACGGGGCGTGAGGAGACCGAGGAGGAGAGGGCCGACCGCAAATGGGGTGACCTGCTCCAGGAGATCCGGGTCGCGCAGACGGGCGTCCAGATTCTGTTCGGCTTTCTGCTGACGGTCGTCTTCACGCCCAGGTACACGCAATTGGAACAGATGGACAGAACGATCTACATCGTCACCGTCGTTCTCGGGGCCTCCGCCACCGGGGCACTGATCGGCCCCGTGTCCCTGCACCGGATCGTCGCCGGCAGGCGGGTGAAGGAGCGGGCCGTCGTGTGGGCGTCACGGCTGACGCTCGCGGGGCTCGTGCTGCTGCTCGCGACGATGACCGCGTCGCTCCTGCTGATCCTGCGGGTCGCCACCCACGACGCCTACGTGCCCTGGCTCGTCACGGGGATCGTGGCCTGGTACCTGTTCTGCTGGTTCGCCGTACCGATGTGGATCCGCAGCCGCCACACGACTCCGTGA
- a CDS encoding WhiB family transcriptional regulator, which produces MDNWRESAACRTVDPDLFFPIGNTGPALPQVEEAKAVCRRCPVRDECLRWALDTGQTIGVWGGTSENERRALRRRTVGRASRDAGT; this is translated from the coding sequence ATGGACAACTGGCGCGAATCGGCAGCATGCCGCACCGTCGACCCCGATCTCTTCTTCCCCATCGGCAACACGGGCCCCGCACTTCCGCAGGTCGAGGAGGCGAAGGCCGTCTGCCGGCGGTGCCCCGTCCGTGACGAGTGCCTGCGCTGGGCGCTCGACACGGGCCAGACCATCGGCGTCTGGGGCGGGACGAGCGAGAACGAGCGGCGCGCGCTGAGGCGGCGCACGGTCGGCCGCGCCTCCAGGGATGCCGGAACCTAG
- a CDS encoding TauD/TfdA family dioxygenase: MSSSFLAALPEVELHPGKPPILHVDAPGDAPAWAADNREALRGQVAQHGALLVRGLGLRAAEQVGAVFRGLGGEPMEDREAFAPRQVHGPGLYSSSTWPANQPMCMHHELSYRLEFPGLMLFACLSAPGQGGATAVADAERVLEALPAALTERFEREGWLLTRSYNDEIGASLTESFGTDDHAAIERYCRDHAIDFTWEPDGSLRTRQHRDAVVRHPVTGRRCWFNQIAFLNEWTLAPEVREYLVDVYGEDGLPFNTRFGDGSPIGEDVVQLINATYEDHTRREPWQAGDLLLVDNVRTAHSREAFTGEREVLVAMAEPQRSAERRRTPEGGRR, from the coding sequence ATGTCGTCCTCGTTCCTGGCAGCCCTGCCCGAGGTGGAACTGCACCCCGGCAAGCCACCGATCCTGCATGTCGACGCCCCCGGTGACGCGCCCGCCTGGGCGGCCGACAACCGCGAGGCACTGCGCGGGCAGGTCGCGCAGCACGGCGCACTGCTCGTCCGGGGCCTGGGGTTGCGGGCGGCGGAGCAGGTCGGTGCCGTCTTCAGGGGACTGGGCGGCGAACCGATGGAGGACAGGGAGGCGTTCGCCCCCCGGCAGGTCCACGGACCCGGGCTGTACTCCTCTTCCACCTGGCCCGCCAACCAGCCGATGTGCATGCACCACGAGCTGAGCTACCGGCTGGAGTTCCCCGGCCTGATGCTGTTCGCCTGCCTGAGCGCGCCGGGCCAGGGCGGAGCGACCGCGGTGGCCGACGCCGAGCGGGTGCTCGAGGCACTGCCCGCCGCGCTGACCGAGCGGTTCGAGCGCGAGGGCTGGCTGCTCACCCGTAGCTACAACGACGAGATCGGGGCGTCCCTGACCGAGTCGTTCGGCACCGACGACCACGCCGCCATCGAACGCTATTGCCGCGACCACGCCATCGACTTCACCTGGGAGCCCGACGGGTCCCTGCGCACGCGGCAGCACCGCGACGCCGTGGTGCGGCACCCGGTCACCGGCAGGCGCTGCTGGTTCAACCAGATCGCCTTCCTCAACGAGTGGACGCTGGCGCCCGAGGTGCGCGAGTACCTGGTGGACGTCTACGGCGAGGACGGACTGCCGTTCAACACCCGCTTCGGAGACGGCTCCCCGATCGGCGAGGACGTCGTCCAGCTCATCAACGCCACCTACGAGGACCACACCCGGCGCGAGCCCTGGCAGGCCGGCGACCTGCTGCTGGTAGACAACGTACGCACCGCGCACAGCCGGGAGGCGTTCACCGGGGAACGCGAGGTGCTGGTCGCCATGGCCGAGCCCCAGCGGTCCGCCGAGCGCCGCCGCACCCCCGAGGGGGGCCGGCGATGA
- the sbnB gene encoding 2,3-diaminopropionate biosynthesis protein SbnB, translating to MTVLPSPLTEAAAPRSGPAPTFAVISGAQVQQALGGRERQIVDLVEAAYRLHGVGDSVNPPSYFLRFPDRPADRIIALPASIGGPIRVDGMKWISSFPGNVQAGIPRASAVLVLNDHDTGYPFACLESSVISATRTAASAALAADRLSRGRSRPTRVGFVGTGLIARYIHTFLAGTGWAFDSVGVHDLSADSAAGFSGYLREAGAGAGTGGHAPRITVHDSAEELIRASDLVVFATVAGEPHVTDPDWFSHHPLVLNVSLRDLAPEVLLAAANIVDDVEHCLKADTSPHLAEQLTGGRDFLDGTLDDVLTGRVTSPADRTVIFSPFGLGVLDLAVGKYVYDEVARRGDLRLVDDFFHDLRRYG from the coding sequence ATGACCGTCCTGCCCTCTCCTCTCACCGAGGCCGCCGCTCCCCGTTCCGGCCCGGCGCCCACCTTCGCGGTGATCTCCGGCGCGCAGGTACAGCAAGCACTCGGCGGACGCGAGCGACAGATCGTGGACCTGGTCGAGGCCGCCTACCGGCTGCACGGCGTGGGGGACTCGGTCAACCCGCCCTCGTACTTCCTGCGCTTCCCCGACCGCCCGGCGGACCGGATCATCGCGCTGCCCGCCTCCATCGGCGGGCCGATCCGGGTGGACGGCATGAAGTGGATCTCCAGCTTCCCGGGCAACGTCCAGGCGGGCATCCCCCGGGCCTCGGCGGTCCTCGTCCTCAACGACCACGACACCGGCTACCCCTTCGCCTGCCTGGAAAGCTCCGTCATCAGCGCCACCAGGACCGCGGCGTCCGCCGCGCTGGCGGCCGACCGCCTCAGCCGCGGCCGCTCCCGCCCCACCCGGGTCGGATTCGTCGGCACCGGTCTCATCGCCCGCTACATCCACACCTTCCTGGCCGGCACCGGCTGGGCCTTCGACTCCGTGGGTGTGCACGACCTGTCGGCCGACAGCGCCGCGGGGTTCTCCGGATACCTGCGGGAGGCCGGAGCCGGGGCCGGGACCGGCGGGCACGCCCCTCGGATCACGGTCCACGACAGCGCCGAGGAGCTCATCCGGGCCAGCGACCTGGTGGTCTTCGCGACCGTCGCGGGCGAACCCCACGTCACGGACCCGGACTGGTTCTCCCACCACCCCCTGGTGCTGAACGTGTCGCTGCGCGACCTCGCCCCCGAGGTCCTGCTCGCCGCCGCCAACATCGTCGACGACGTCGAGCACTGCCTGAAGGCCGACACCTCACCCCACCTGGCCGAACAGCTCACCGGCGGCCGGGACTTCCTGGACGGCACCCTCGACGACGTCCTGACCGGACGGGTGACCTCGCCGGCCGACCGGACCGTGATCTTCTCGCCCTTCGGGCTCGGTGTTCTCGACCTCGCCGTCGGCAAGTACGTCTATGACGAAGTGGCCAGGAGGGGGGACCTCCGTCTCGTCGACGACTTCTTCCACGACCTGCGTCGGTACGGCTGA